Proteins co-encoded in one Pseudorhizobium banfieldiae genomic window:
- a CDS encoding flagellar hook-length control protein FliK, translating to MMLDALSKAATAEPAVKVLGRSGKAEDGEAGFSNTLTRLGGRNAGEGEAASSQPAVNGSGRRGDADDGEAGLSSASTQSSGRSMGEARAGSGADGELPPDSGLENMLGDRDSGASIINPATRLAHPNRHELDKTSPARTSIFQAGFGVKQTDGANLLEAKRGPSSAVVGEFATDQAGTADADDALLSGAASGAGDPHGTSDLLNILGGPAQAWSAHGASRHTQTGGGRKPEPEAMRGGEANSESLRRTAGAQGETLEMPTTEVDSAVQTQRSFRFSDAKGGGVAAELTRAANVSDRAGESKGKAAPIENISIIESRRFLGLAPSSNSTSLLAAMTGDTGWSSAMHSRAVAADTVVGGATGSAVQMLKLQMTPHDLGTVTATLRLIGEELHVHLTVETRAAYRQLSEDSKGMLDSLKAHGFSVDQLTINISSTADAEQQKGQQNAATGQQMTGSGERNGGAQNREQQRPGFDSEMNGRADGNELVTEKAASADPVGARNGQLYL from the coding sequence ATGATGCTGGATGCTCTATCCAAGGCGGCGACGGCTGAGCCTGCAGTCAAGGTATTGGGCCGATCGGGTAAGGCCGAAGACGGAGAGGCGGGCTTCTCTAATACGCTGACGCGTCTGGGGGGACGAAACGCTGGGGAAGGTGAGGCGGCATCGAGCCAGCCTGCGGTCAATGGATCGGGGCGACGGGGTGATGCAGATGATGGGGAAGCTGGTTTGTCCAGCGCTTCGACGCAGTCGAGCGGACGGAGCATGGGCGAAGCACGGGCTGGTTCCGGAGCTGATGGTGAATTGCCGCCCGATAGCGGCTTGGAGAATATGCTCGGAGACCGCGATTCGGGTGCGTCCATCATCAATCCCGCGACAAGGCTTGCGCACCCTAATCGTCACGAGCTGGATAAAACCTCTCCCGCACGGACCTCGATTTTCCAGGCGGGCTTTGGGGTGAAGCAAACCGATGGTGCCAACCTTTTGGAGGCGAAGCGCGGGCCTTCATCGGCAGTGGTGGGAGAGTTCGCAACAGATCAGGCCGGAACGGCCGATGCAGATGATGCCTTGCTCAGCGGCGCCGCTTCCGGGGCCGGCGACCCTCATGGCACGTCTGATCTCCTGAACATTCTTGGCGGGCCGGCTCAAGCCTGGTCTGCTCACGGTGCAAGCCGCCACACGCAGACCGGGGGAGGGCGCAAGCCTGAACCGGAGGCGATGAGAGGCGGGGAGGCGAATTCGGAAAGTCTCCGCCGAACCGCGGGTGCCCAGGGTGAGACGCTGGAGATGCCAACGACGGAAGTGGACAGTGCGGTTCAGACGCAACGTAGCTTCCGCTTTTCTGACGCAAAGGGGGGCGGTGTTGCTGCTGAACTGACGCGTGCCGCAAATGTCTCGGACAGGGCGGGAGAGAGCAAGGGCAAGGCTGCACCGATCGAGAACATTTCCATCATCGAATCCCGACGGTTCCTCGGGCTCGCGCCCAGCTCCAATAGCACCTCGCTGCTCGCAGCCATGACCGGCGACACGGGATGGTCGTCAGCAATGCATTCGCGCGCAGTTGCCGCTGACACAGTCGTTGGCGGGGCTACAGGCTCGGCCGTCCAGATGCTGAAATTGCAGATGACGCCTCATGATCTCGGCACGGTAACTGCCACGCTGCGGCTGATCGGGGAGGAGCTTCACGTTCATCTGACGGTGGAAACGCGCGCGGCGTATCGGCAGCTGAGCGAGGACAGCAAGGGCATGCTCGACTCGCTGAAGGCCCACGGATTCTCGGTCGATCAACTGACCATCAACATCTCGTCCACGGCTGACGCCGAGCAGCAGAAGGGACAGCAGAATGCCGCAACCGGCCAGCAGATGACCGGGAGCGGGGAACGAAATGGCGGTGCGCAGAACCGGGAACAGCAGAGGCCCGGCTTCGATAGCGAGATGAACGGAAGGGCGGACGGGAATGAACTGGTCACTGAAAAGGCTGCTTCTGCCGATCCTGTCGGTGCTCGCAACGGCCAGCTTTACCTCTGA
- the flbT gene encoding flagellar biosynthesis repressor FlbT: protein MKSTLRISLKSGERIFINGAVLRVDRKVALEFLNDVTFLLENHVLQPEDATTPLRQLYFIAQMMLINPEGKDQSMALFRKSVSMLLNCFQNEEVLAELKRIDGMVASGRAFDALKAIRGLYPIEDRILNSQEMTPATVEQIRKEIAPWR from the coding sequence ATGAAAAGTACGCTGCGCATCTCGCTGAAATCGGGCGAACGCATCTTCATCAACGGCGCAGTGCTGCGGGTTGATCGCAAGGTAGCATTGGAATTCCTCAACGATGTGACGTTCCTGCTCGAAAACCACGTCCTCCAGCCGGAGGATGCAACGACGCCACTGCGGCAACTCTACTTCATTGCCCAGATGATGCTGATCAACCCTGAGGGCAAGGACCAGTCGATGGCCCTCTTCCGGAAGTCAGTGAGCATGCTCCTGAACTGCTTCCAGAACGAAGAGGTGCTGGCGGAACTGAAGCGGATCGACGGGATGGTCGCGTCCGGCCGCGCCTTCGACGCTCTGAAGGCCATCCGCGGCCTCTATCCGATTGAAGACCGCATCCTCAACAGCCAGGAAATGACGCCGGCGACGGTTGAGCAGATTCGCAAGGAGATCGCTCCATGGCGGTAG
- the flaF gene encoding flagellar biosynthesis regulator FlaF, with protein MYQFSYAEIMEDGVADAKDRERQALERSIELLVAARDAGAYSRHTIEAVYYTRRVWIRLIEDLKQPENELGSELRANLISIAIWILKECERIRKRQSTNYQGIIDVTTIIKDGLK; from the coding sequence ATGTACCAGTTTTCATATGCCGAGATCATGGAAGATGGCGTCGCCGACGCCAAAGACCGTGAACGGCAGGCGCTGGAACGATCGATAGAACTTCTGGTCGCCGCGCGTGACGCAGGAGCCTATTCCCGCCACACTATCGAGGCGGTCTACTACACACGGCGGGTCTGGATACGTCTGATCGAGGACCTCAAGCAGCCGGAGAACGAGCTAGGCTCGGAGCTGCGCGCCAATCTGATTTCGATCGCAATCTGGATATTGAAGGAATGTGAGCGGATCAGGAAGCGCCAGTCGACGAATTATCAGGGCATCATCGACGTGACCACCATCATCAAGGATGGACTTAAATGA
- a CDS encoding response regulator transcription factor — protein sequence MIVVVDERELVKNGYTSLFGREGIPSTGFDPAEFTEWVNTAADGDLHAVEAFLIGQGDCMLELPRTIRDRSQAPVIAVSDQPSLDATLALFDSGVDDVVRKPVHPREILARAAAIRRRLKAIANHTDVGQIRVFSDGRDPEIAGETFPLPRRERRILEYLVANRGRRVSKTQIFNAIYGIFDEEVEENVVESHISKLRKKLRKKLGTDPIDSKRFLGYCIDWN from the coding sequence ATGATCGTAGTGGTTGACGAGCGCGAGCTCGTGAAAAATGGCTATACTTCTCTTTTTGGACGCGAGGGCATTCCCTCGACAGGCTTCGATCCGGCAGAGTTCACCGAATGGGTGAACACGGCAGCCGACGGCGATCTGCATGCCGTGGAGGCATTCCTGATTGGCCAGGGGGACTGCATGCTCGAGCTGCCGCGGACCATTCGCGACCGCTCCCAGGCACCGGTCATCGCGGTAAGCGACCAACCCTCGCTCGACGCTACTCTTGCCCTGTTCGACAGCGGTGTTGACGACGTCGTGCGCAAGCCGGTCCATCCCCGCGAGATTCTAGCGCGTGCGGCGGCGATCCGGCGCCGCCTGAAGGCGATCGCCAACCACACCGACGTCGGCCAGATCCGGGTGTTCTCCGACGGCCGTGATCCGGAAATTGCCGGAGAAACCTTCCCCTTGCCGCGGCGTGAGCGTCGCATCCTCGAATATCTGGTCGCCAATCGTGGCCGACGTGTCTCCAAGACCCAGATCTTCAACGCGATCTACGGCATCTTTGACGAAGAAGTCGAAGAGAACGTGGTCGAAAGTCACATCAGCAAGCTGAGAAAGAAGCTGCGCAAGAAACTCGGGACTGATCCGATCGATTCGAAGCGCTTCCTTGGCTACTGCATCGACTGGAACTGA
- a CDS encoding flagellar hook-basal body complex protein: MSLYGTMRTGVSGMNAQANRLSTVGDNIANASTAGYKKASTQFSSLILPSSDGAYNSGGVTTNVRYSISSQGTFTYTTSSTDLAINGRGFFIVQGSDGIEYLTRAGNFTGMSDGTLQNAAGFTLMGYQYSSTDDPTIVVNGFDGLTEINLSSGSLNATASQTGILDVNLPSKEAVGYQKTTSLVAYDSQGNTRLLDFLYTKMADNTWTVDVSYEGTSILKQPFTPTANVTATGNLDSAAADGTTFQTTEIVYDTAGNARTLRYEYAKTAGVWGVSVYDGMTAAAPVGTLSPVAGGTLPIGPAGTLGAINISFAGVTSVSGTTSVSASSDGVGNVPTIEFDVNGQIVGPPSVTTQAMVLGGAVFNGLTIDISGSTQLSSDFKVGNGKIDGNAASDVVGHEISEDGIVYLKYSNGKLEPKYRIAMADVQSPDQLKPLAGNVYSQSNDSGVIVMGYAANGSYGTILSGALEDSNVDIAEELTSMIESQRNYTANSKVFQTGSELMEVLVNLKR; encoded by the coding sequence ATGAGCCTCTACGGAACCATGAGAACCGGTGTGTCCGGCATGAACGCGCAGGCGAACCGGCTGAGCACGGTGGGCGACAACATCGCCAATGCCTCGACCGCTGGCTACAAGAAGGCGTCCACCCAGTTCTCGTCGCTGATCCTCCCTTCCAGCGACGGTGCCTACAACTCCGGCGGGGTTACCACGAACGTCCGCTATTCCATCTCCTCGCAGGGCACGTTCACCTACACCACGTCATCGACGGACCTCGCCATCAACGGGCGTGGTTTCTTCATCGTCCAGGGCTCGGACGGCATCGAATACCTCACTCGCGCCGGCAATTTCACCGGCATGTCCGACGGCACCTTGCAGAACGCCGCCGGTTTCACGCTCATGGGCTATCAGTACTCCTCGACCGATGATCCGACGATTGTCGTCAACGGCTTCGACGGCCTGACCGAGATCAACCTGTCGTCGGGCTCGCTAAACGCAACTGCTTCGCAAACTGGCATCCTCGACGTGAACCTGCCCTCCAAGGAGGCCGTCGGCTACCAGAAGACCACCTCGCTGGTCGCTTACGATTCACAAGGCAACACGCGCCTTCTCGACTTCCTCTACACGAAGATGGCCGACAACACCTGGACCGTCGACGTCAGCTACGAAGGGACGTCGATCCTCAAGCAGCCGTTCACGCCGACTGCCAACGTGACCGCAACGGGTAACCTCGATTCGGCTGCCGCGGACGGGACGACGTTCCAGACAACCGAGATCGTCTACGATACCGCCGGTAACGCCCGGACGCTGAGGTATGAATACGCGAAGACGGCGGGTGTCTGGGGTGTGAGCGTCTATGACGGCATGACGGCGGCCGCTCCGGTCGGGACGCTATCCCCGGTTGCCGGCGGTACGCTGCCGATAGGGCCAGCCGGCACTCTCGGCGCGATCAACATCAGCTTTGCCGGCGTGACAAGCGTTTCGGGTACCACATCGGTCTCCGCTTCTTCGGATGGCGTGGGCAACGTGCCGACCATCGAGTTCGACGTCAACGGCCAAATCGTCGGTCCCCCTTCGGTGACGACCCAAGCCATGGTGCTAGGTGGAGCCGTCTTCAACGGCCTGACGATCGACATCAGTGGATCGACCCAGTTGTCCTCCGATTTCAAGGTCGGCAACGGCAAGATCGATGGTAACGCGGCAAGCGATGTGGTCGGTCATGAGATCAGCGAGGACGGGATCGTCTACCTGAAATACTCCAACGGCAAGCTGGAGCCGAAGTACCGCATCGCCATGGCGGACGTGCAGAGTCCCGACCAATTGAAGCCGCTTGCCGGCAATGTCTACTCCCAGAGCAACGACTCCGGGGTCATCGTCATGGGCTATGCCGCGAACGGCAGCTACGGCACGATCCTTTCCGGCGCCCTGGAAGACTCCAATGTCGATATTGCCGAAGAGCTGACCTCGATGATCGAGTCCCAGCGAAACTACACCGCCAACTCCAAGGTCTTCCAGACCGGTTCCGAACTGATGGAAGTTCTCGTCAATCTGAAAAGATGA
- a CDS encoding MotB family protein has protein sequence MSETENHHHGKNEIIIVKKHRGDHDGAHGGAWKIAYADFMTAMMAFFLVMWLVNAANEETKASMASYFNPIKLSDETPAEKGIEKPVDQAEGQEQTERSKVKAEGSTIGSAAATGEDMTSTSGDETNYSEADYFENPYSVLAEIAQEVGQQANISAKGEGGAADSGPATGADGGEAYRDPFDPDFWTQQVQVTSSEQQQEARSSTTTDGEPPVEEEVALAMPQPRQNTDLPEAARKPEVEADDKPEAATDKSDGPEDVDNKEDVADAPADGAEEGTSEADALRQEIAKQINGVAGELAEGLVVTPAEGGLLVTISDQAADPMFNIGSAVPRREMVLAMEKIGKILQERKGAILVRGHTDGRQFKGGENDNWRLSMARAHSAYYMLVRGGLKEGRVQQVSGYADRRLQVPEDPLAAANRRIEILLQADEG, from the coding sequence ATGAGCGAGACAGAGAACCATCACCACGGCAAGAACGAGATCATCATCGTCAAGAAGCACCGCGGCGACCACGACGGCGCCCATGGCGGCGCCTGGAAGATTGCCTATGCAGACTTCATGACGGCGATGATGGCATTCTTCCTCGTGATGTGGCTCGTGAACGCCGCGAATGAGGAAACGAAGGCCTCGATGGCGAGCTACTTCAATCCCATCAAGCTTTCAGACGAAACGCCTGCCGAGAAAGGCATCGAAAAGCCGGTCGACCAGGCGGAGGGTCAGGAACAGACCGAGCGCTCGAAGGTCAAGGCGGAGGGCAGCACAATAGGCTCGGCCGCGGCAACCGGCGAGGACATGACCTCGACATCCGGCGACGAGACCAACTACTCCGAGGCTGACTACTTCGAAAATCCCTACTCGGTACTGGCCGAAATTGCCCAGGAAGTTGGTCAGCAGGCGAATATCAGCGCCAAGGGCGAGGGGGGCGCTGCCGATTCCGGTCCTGCCACGGGCGCCGACGGCGGCGAGGCCTATCGCGATCCATTCGATCCGGATTTCTGGACCCAGCAGGTTCAGGTCACCAGTTCCGAGCAACAGCAGGAAGCGCGATCGTCGACGACGACGGACGGGGAGCCGCCGGTGGAAGAAGAGGTCGCGCTTGCAATGCCTCAGCCCCGCCAGAACACGGATCTGCCTGAGGCTGCCCGCAAGCCGGAGGTCGAGGCCGACGACAAGCCGGAAGCGGCAACCGACAAGAGCGATGGCCCGGAGGACGTGGACAACAAGGAGGACGTCGCCGATGCGCCAGCAGATGGCGCAGAGGAGGGGACCTCCGAGGCCGATGCTCTGCGTCAGGAGATCGCAAAGCAGATAAACGGCGTCGCCGGCGAGCTCGCCGAGGGCCTGGTGGTCACTCCTGCAGAAGGTGGGTTGCTGGTGACGATCTCGGATCAGGCTGCCGATCCCATGTTCAACATTGGATCAGCGGTTCCTCGCCGCGAGATGGTTCTGGCGATGGAGAAAATCGGCAAGATCCTGCAGGAGCGCAAGGGCGCGATCCTGGTGCGCGGCCATACGGACGGTCGCCAGTTCAAGGGCGGCGAGAACGACAACTGGCGGCTTTCCATGGCCCGCGCGCACAGCGCCTACTACATGCTCGTCCGCGGCGGCCTGAAGGAGGGCCGTGTGCAGCAGGTTTCCGGCTATGCGGATCGACGGTTGCAGGTGCCGGAAGATCCGCTGGCCGCCGCGAACCGGCGCATCGAGATCCTGTTGCAGGCCGACGAGGGATAG
- the motC gene encoding chemotaxis protein MotC, whose amino-acid sequence MPRMVFRSAALAAVLLLGGQPARSVSAQETPELAPYIMLRSLQFVQDTVALGDHSAGEMQRFMLNKIDSALRAADTSTFDDPRNVDAALIYAMSGGNPATLEYLVERDLSGNFDSRVADALRKYLGGKGTLVAKSLGDMAMEYRDQAIGPYVALVSGNVTDPENPVGALEYYDIARLGAPGTIIEEAALRRSVAIAVDADLVDKGLAYSRKYARRFVHSPYASQFVDFFVQLVVEHHPELSEPDIDATVEFMDVERRREVFLRIARRATLDGKNDLARMASGKAAALAGMAADGPEVLARLYRGVASIPTSEVGTAIEDLAAIPADELSPRDQALRAAAQAIASEVIRKPTTESLAQDAGVKVEARPDAEIEEASPGYEDPGPAVVALPASLESSVEIDPEIQTFVESGRSKLSEIDDLLKQEGVVR is encoded by the coding sequence ATGCCGCGGATGGTGTTTCGTTCGGCAGCGCTCGCAGCGGTTCTCCTCCTGGGAGGGCAGCCCGCGCGCTCCGTCAGTGCGCAGGAGACGCCTGAACTCGCCCCGTACATCATGCTCCGTTCGCTGCAATTCGTGCAGGATACGGTCGCCCTCGGCGATCATTCTGCTGGCGAGATGCAGCGCTTCATGCTCAACAAGATCGACTCGGCGCTTCGGGCTGCGGATACGTCGACCTTCGATGACCCGCGCAACGTCGATGCCGCCTTGATCTATGCGATGAGCGGCGGCAATCCAGCCACGCTAGAATACCTCGTGGAGCGCGACCTGTCGGGAAACTTCGACAGCCGCGTCGCAGATGCCTTGCGGAAGTATCTGGGGGGCAAGGGAACACTCGTTGCCAAGAGCCTGGGCGACATGGCGATGGAGTATCGTGATCAGGCGATCGGCCCCTATGTTGCGCTCGTCAGTGGCAATGTCACGGATCCGGAAAACCCGGTCGGCGCCCTGGAGTACTACGACATCGCTCGATTGGGCGCGCCGGGCACGATCATAGAAGAAGCAGCATTGCGGCGTTCCGTTGCCATCGCGGTCGATGCCGACCTCGTGGACAAGGGCTTGGCATACTCCCGAAAATACGCCCGCCGTTTTGTCCATTCCCCCTATGCCAGCCAGTTCGTGGACTTCTTTGTCCAACTTGTCGTTGAGCACCATCCAGAGCTAAGTGAGCCTGACATCGACGCGACGGTAGAGTTCATGGATGTCGAACGCCGTCGCGAGGTCTTCCTGCGCATCGCCCGCCGCGCGACACTCGATGGCAAGAATGATCTGGCGCGGATGGCGTCTGGCAAGGCTGCGGCTCTGGCAGGCATGGCTGCCGACGGACCGGAAGTGCTGGCGAGGCTGTATCGTGGCGTCGCGAGCATTCCGACATCGGAAGTCGGAACTGCCATTGAGGATCTTGCAGCCATTCCGGCGGATGAACTCTCCCCGCGTGACCAGGCGTTGCGCGCTGCCGCGCAGGCGATTGCGAGTGAGGTCATTCGCAAGCCGACAACGGAAAGCCTCGCGCAAGATGCAGGCGTCAAAGTCGAGGCTCGACCCGACGCTGAAATTGAGGAAGCGTCTCCCGGATATGAAGATCCCGGGCCTGCAGTTGTGGCGCTCCCGGCGTCACTGGAGAGCAGCGTCGAGATTGATCCCGAAATCCAGACCTTTGTCGAATCCGGTCGTTCCAAGTTGAGCGAGATCGACGATCTTCTGAAACAGGAAGGTGTAGTGCGATGA
- a CDS encoding transglycosylase SLT domain-containing protein, producing MNWSLKRLLLPILSVLATASFTSDALASGGACEREIQAAAAKYGVPEGILYSVGLTETGRKGSLYAYAMNVEGKAYYPSSTQEALAVFEAARREGRKLIDIGCMQINHHFHGENFSSAQEMFEPRRNVEYAAKFLRNLHGRHETWTMAVARYHAGPNNDPAQKKYVCRVISNLVATGYGKWTPNASSFCAE from the coding sequence ATGAACTGGTCACTGAAAAGGCTGCTTCTGCCGATCCTGTCGGTGCTCGCAACGGCCAGCTTTACCTCTGACGCACTCGCCTCTGGCGGTGCCTGCGAACGGGAAATCCAGGCCGCAGCCGCCAAATACGGCGTTCCCGAAGGCATCCTCTACTCCGTCGGCCTCACCGAGACCGGGCGGAAGGGAAGCCTCTACGCCTATGCGATGAACGTCGAGGGCAAGGCGTACTACCCTTCCTCGACGCAGGAAGCGCTTGCAGTGTTCGAAGCCGCCCGGCGTGAGGGACGGAAGCTGATCGACATCGGGTGCATGCAAATCAACCACCACTTCCACGGTGAGAACTTCTCATCGGCACAGGAAATGTTCGAGCCCAGGCGCAACGTGGAGTACGCAGCGAAGTTTCTCCGCAACCTCCACGGCCGTCACGAGACCTGGACCATGGCAGTCGCGCGATACCATGCAGGGCCGAACAATGATCCCGCGCAGAAGAAATATGTCTGCCGGGTGATCAGCAATCTGGTTGCCACCGGCTACGGGAAATGGACGCCCAACGCCTCGAGCTTCTGCGCGGAATAG
- the flgK gene encoding flagellar hook-associated protein FlgK, whose translation MSLSSALSTAQSIFNNTGIQTGVASKNIANAQNANYVRRSAVLTTGGNGSLVVAIERSQNQALYRQTIESSSLYSGQQILLSGLEEVKSLMGGNDYETSPSAIIANLRNNLQTWASKPSETTVGATVISAAVDLANSLNTASDQLQAIRKRADDDIQQGVEELNKLLAQFEIANNRVKQETAVGANPNDALDERETLLKQIAEIVGVTTLSRENNDLVLYTTEGTVLFETVPRPVTFAPTVAYGATTTGNGVYIDGVAVKAGIGPETNAKGSLQALLQLRDDVVPVYQSQMDEIARGLIMAFAETDQTVVPPAPAILAPGLFTWDLGTIPAANTVEPGLAARIKVNPLVIPPSGKPMLIRDGGINGVNYVVNTTASTGFSDLLNKYDDAFEVRIDFAASTQVGGKLDLQSFAADSIGWLEMLRSTATLATENKLAMLSRATDAYSSETGVSLDEELSLLLDIEQSYKAAAKLMSTVDTMMQALLEAAS comes from the coding sequence ATGTCCCTTTCGTCCGCACTTTCAACGGCGCAATCCATCTTCAACAACACCGGCATTCAGACCGGAGTCGCCTCGAAGAACATTGCGAACGCACAGAACGCCAACTACGTCCGGCGCTCTGCAGTGCTGACGACAGGGGGCAACGGTTCTCTCGTCGTTGCCATAGAGCGCTCGCAAAACCAAGCACTCTACCGGCAGACCATCGAAAGCTCCTCGCTCTACAGCGGCCAGCAGATCCTGCTTTCCGGCCTAGAAGAGGTAAAGTCCCTTATGGGCGGCAACGACTATGAGACGTCGCCCTCCGCGATAATTGCCAATCTCCGCAACAATCTTCAGACTTGGGCGAGCAAGCCGAGCGAAACGACTGTTGGTGCAACGGTCATCTCTGCGGCCGTGGATCTGGCCAACTCGCTCAATACGGCCTCCGATCAGTTGCAGGCCATTCGCAAGCGCGCCGACGACGACATCCAGCAGGGCGTCGAGGAACTCAACAAGCTGCTGGCGCAGTTCGAGATAGCCAACAATCGAGTAAAGCAGGAGACAGCGGTCGGTGCCAACCCGAACGATGCGCTTGACGAACGAGAGACGCTCCTGAAGCAGATCGCAGAGATCGTCGGCGTCACCACGCTGTCGCGCGAGAACAACGACCTGGTCCTGTACACGACAGAGGGTACGGTGTTGTTCGAGACGGTTCCGCGGCCCGTCACTTTCGCGCCAACGGTCGCCTACGGCGCCACCACGACCGGCAACGGCGTCTATATCGACGGCGTGGCGGTCAAGGCGGGTATCGGTCCTGAGACGAACGCCAAGGGATCGCTCCAGGCGCTGCTGCAGCTGCGTGACGATGTCGTTCCAGTCTACCAGAGCCAGATGGACGAGATCGCCCGTGGACTGATCATGGCATTTGCCGAGACGGACCAGACGGTGGTTCCTCCGGCGCCGGCCATTCTTGCGCCAGGTCTCTTCACCTGGGATCTCGGCACGATTCCCGCCGCCAACACTGTCGAGCCGGGGCTAGCAGCCCGCATCAAGGTCAACCCGCTGGTGATCCCCCCGTCGGGTAAGCCGATGCTGATCCGCGATGGCGGCATCAACGGCGTGAACTATGTCGTCAACACCACGGCCTCGACCGGCTTCTCGGATCTGCTCAACAAGTACGATGATGCCTTCGAGGTGAGGATCGACTTTGCTGCAAGCACCCAGGTCGGCGGAAAGCTCGACCTGCAATCCTTCGCTGCAGATTCGATCGGCTGGCTCGAGATGTTGCGCAGCACGGCAACGTTGGCGACGGAGAACAAGCTGGCAATGCTCAGCCGGGCAACGGATGCCTATTCCAGCGAAACCGGCGTGAGCCTCGATGAAGAGCTGTCGCTGCTCCTCGACATCGAGCAGTCCTACAAGGCGGCTGCAAAACTGATGTCGACGGTCGACACGATGATGCAAGCACTGCTCGAGGCGGCGAGCTGA
- a CDS encoding flagellar hook-associated family protein, which produces MKTSFISSLSIQTTMRYAVAKAQQDMVAAQQEVTTGRHADVGVALGATTSRSLDLTRDVLRIKSMLTTNSLATQRLESSEEALSKMFGLGQNILDSLIGIGGGSDSTNLGVARTSIQSALDTFASFANTSVNAEYLFAGINSDIKPFENVAAAGSAVQVAFDAELAKFLTDNTIASRSDMTEQDMSDFLNRMEQMFNADPANPADAPYLLTSPPHLPTVAGQDFWSAFVSNASDENMKSRITQSEIVETSTNSNTAGMRKFVLTSLISMEFLTNDISDEARGVVTTRAQAYIGQAMSNLTGERARLGLSAERVKKANETLEAQQKIIEVHLNDLESVDAYEASTRVKGLEALVETAYTLTARLQQLSLVNFLR; this is translated from the coding sequence ATGAAGACTTCTTTCATCTCATCGCTCAGTATCCAGACGACGATGCGCTACGCTGTCGCAAAGGCGCAGCAGGACATGGTCGCCGCGCAGCAGGAGGTGACCACGGGCCGGCACGCCGACGTTGGTGTTGCGCTTGGCGCGACGACGTCACGAAGCCTTGACCTCACCCGCGACGTGCTGCGCATCAAGTCGATGCTGACCACCAATTCACTCGCCACCCAGCGGCTGGAATCCTCGGAAGAAGCGCTCTCGAAGATGTTCGGACTCGGCCAGAATATCCTCGACTCTCTCATCGGCATCGGTGGCGGCAGCGATTCCACAAACCTTGGTGTCGCACGCACGTCCATTCAGTCGGCGCTGGACACCTTTGCCAGCTTCGCCAATACGTCGGTGAATGCTGAATACCTGTTTGCGGGCATCAACTCCGACATCAAGCCGTTCGAGAACGTCGCGGCGGCCGGTTCGGCGGTGCAGGTCGCTTTCGATGCCGAGCTGGCGAAATTCCTGACGGACAATACGATCGCGTCGCGAAGCGACATGACTGAACAGGACATGTCGGATTTTCTCAATCGCATGGAGCAAATGTTTAACGCTGATCCGGCCAATCCGGCCGATGCTCCCTACCTCCTCACGAGTCCACCGCACCTCCCGACCGTGGCAGGCCAGGACTTCTGGAGCGCCTTCGTCTCGAACGCGTCCGACGAGAACATGAAGAGCCGCATCACGCAGAGCGAGATCGTCGAGACGTCCACGAATTCAAACACCGCAGGCATGCGAAAGTTCGTTTTGACCTCCCTGATTTCGATGGAGTTTCTCACGAACGATATCTCGGATGAGGCCCGCGGCGTCGTGACCACCCGTGCCCAGGCCTATATCGGCCAGGCGATGTCGAACCTCACCGGTGAACGGGCCCGTCTCGGTCTTTCCGCGGAACGCGTCAAGAAGGCTAACGAGACGCTCGAGGCACAACAGAAGATCATCGAGGTGCATCTCAACGACCTCGAGTCGGTCGATGCCTACGAGGCGTCGACCCGGGTCAAGGGCCTTGAGGCGCTGGTGGAGACAGCCTACACACTGACGGCCCGCCTGCAGCAGTTAAGTCTGGTCAACTTCCTCAGATGA